Below is a genomic region from Armatimonadota bacterium.
TCCTGCTAAATCGAGGCAGGAATTGGAGCGCCTGCGGGTAATAATATAAGGTCCGACGTTGTCGGCACTGAATCATGGATGAAAGGAGAGCGAAATGAAAAGACGCGGCTTTACACTGATCGAGTTGCTTGTGGTCATCGCCATCATCTAATCGCTGAAAAAGTTGGGAGGTCTTGCGTGTTCATAGGGGAATCGTGGGTGTGAGGTGATGGCGTTGCAGCACAAAGACCTTCCCCGCACCCCTTCGCTGTATGACGACGTGA
It encodes:
- a CDS encoding prepilin-type N-terminal cleavage/methylation domain-containing protein, with product MKRRGFTLIELLVVIAII